The genomic window GCTTTGGGAGGTTTCATTTCCCCCACGTGTGAAGGACTGCACCACTTTCCGGGCGATGTCGCTATCCATCGGGGAGCCCCCGGCGGCAACTTCTTCCAGGGATGGAATGAGCTCAGAGACAATCGATCGTTTGAGCAGATAACCCACCGCGCCGGAGGACAGCGCCTTAAAGATATAGTCGGTCTGGTCGTATGCAGTCAGAATCACAAAATCGGTATCCGGCATAAGCGGTTTAAGCTCCTGCACGCATTCGATCCCGTTCTTTCCGGGCAAGTTGATATCCATCAGCACAATGGAAGGCTTGAGGTTCGGCAGTCCCTTGATGGCAGCATCGAAATCGGGAAATAAACCAACACATTCAAACCGCGATTCATCACGGACCAGGTCTGCGATCAGTTCCCGCGTGCTTTTATGGTCGTCCACAATGGCAATCGTTACAGCTTCACTCATCACTCAGCATCCTCTTTTATGGGTACCATAAACTCCACGGTGGCCCCGCCCTCTTCATTGTTGTGTATATCAAATGTTCCGCCGACCAGCTTCATGCGTCGACGCATACTGCGCAGCCCGCGATGGAACCGCTCGGCCTCTTGGGATTGGACCCCTTTTCCGTTATCATGAAGGGCTAGTTTAAGCACCTGACCCTCAGCGAAAACAGTAAAGCTGATCTGGGTTGCCTCGGCATGTTTGACCGCATTGTTGAGCGCTTCTTTGAGGGCAAGA from Pontiella desulfatans includes these protein-coding regions:
- a CDS encoding response regulator; this encodes MSEAVTIAIVDDHKSTRELIADLVRDESRFECVGLFPDFDAAIKGLPNLKPSIVLMDINLPGKNGIECVQELKPLMPDTDFVILTAYDQTDYIFKALSSGAVGYLLKRSIVSELIPSLEEVAAGGSPMDSDIARKVVQSFTRGGNETSQSDEFSTLSGREMEVLSRLARGRLCKEIADELDISVNTVNTYLRRIYEKLQVHSRAEAVAKFTGIE